Proteins from a genomic interval of Streptomyces sp. SID8374:
- a CDS encoding AAA family ATPase yields the protein MHLKALTLRGFKSFASATTLRFEPGITCVVGPNGSGKSNVVDALSWVMGEQGAKSLRGGKMEDVIFAGTTGRPPLGRAEVSLTIDNSDGALPIEYAEVTITRIMFRNGGSEYQINGDTCRLLDIQELLSDSGIGREMHVIVGQGQLDSVLHADPMGRRAFIEEAAGVLKHRKRKEKALRKLDAMGANLARVQDLTDELRRQLKPLGRQAAVARRAAVIQADLRDARLRLLAHDLVTLRDALRDEIADEAELKKRKDAAEADLKAALAREAELEGEVRRLAPRLQRAQQTWYELSQLAERVRGTISLADARVRSATEAPTEERRGRDPEDLEREAARIREQEAELTAALEAAEHALEDTVAHRADLERELAAEERRLKDAARAIADRREGLARLNGQVNAARSRAGSAQAEIDRLAASRDEAQERAVTAQEEYEQLKAEVEGLDADDEELTARHEAAKQSLAEAQAAHSAAREEATAAERRRAAVAARHEALALGLRRKDGTGALLGARDRLAGLLGPAAELLTVRPGYEVPVAAALGAAADAVAVRDPATAAEAIRLLREQDAGRAAMLLGGGAAEDAGAGHVPGQPGAMDPEAPHVPGQGGEYVPGEAPETAPGPLPAQAGAEGAAPSRTETGADPHARTESTTTLTAPAVADLVTGPAPLMTAVRRLVRDTVVVPTLEDAEALVAAHPGLTAVTGEGDVLSAHFAHGGSAGAPSLLEVQASVDEAAAELADLAVRCEELAQAQRQAGERRKEGAALVEELGERRRAAEREKSGVAQQLGRLSGQARAAAGEAERMTASAARAQEALERAVEEAEELAERLLVAQEAPVEEEPDTSVRDRLAADGANARQTEMEARLQARTHEERVKSLAGRADGLDRAARTEREARARAEQRRARLRHEAAVASAVASGARQLLAHVEVSLVRADQERTSAEAAKGERERELAAERGRGRDLKGELDKLTDSVHRGEVLGAEKRLRIEQLETKALEELGVEPAGLIAEYGPDQLVEPSPAAEGEELPEDPEHPRNRPKPFVRSEQEKRLRSAERAYQQLGKVNPLALEEFSALEERHQFLSEQLEDLKKTRADLLQVIKEVDERVEQVFTEAYRDTAREFEGVFSRLFPGGEGRLILTDPDNMLATGVDVEARPPGKKVKRLSLLSGGERSLTAVALLVSIFKARPSPFYVMDEVEAALDDTNLQRLIRIMEELQESSQLIVITHQKRTMEVADALYGVSMQGDGVSKVISQRLR from the coding sequence GTGCACCTCAAGGCCCTGACCCTGCGTGGTTTCAAATCGTTCGCGTCCGCCACCACCCTGCGGTTCGAACCGGGGATCACCTGTGTCGTCGGCCCCAATGGATCGGGAAAGTCCAATGTGGTGGACGCCCTCTCCTGGGTCATGGGAGAACAGGGCGCCAAATCCCTGCGCGGCGGCAAGATGGAAGACGTGATCTTCGCCGGGACCACCGGGCGGCCCCCGCTCGGCCGCGCCGAAGTGTCGCTGACCATCGACAATTCCGATGGCGCATTGCCCATCGAGTACGCCGAAGTGACGATCACTCGGATCATGTTCCGCAATGGCGGCAGCGAATACCAGATCAATGGCGACACCTGCCGGCTGCTGGACATCCAGGAACTCCTCTCCGACTCCGGAATCGGCCGCGAGATGCACGTCATCGTCGGCCAGGGCCAGTTGGACTCCGTCCTGCACGCCGACCCGATGGGCCGCAGGGCCTTCATCGAGGAGGCCGCGGGCGTCCTCAAGCACCGCAAGCGGAAGGAGAAGGCGCTCCGCAAGCTGGACGCGATGGGCGCCAACCTCGCCCGCGTCCAGGACCTCACCGACGAGCTGCGCCGCCAGCTCAAGCCGCTCGGCCGGCAGGCCGCCGTCGCCCGCCGGGCCGCCGTCATCCAGGCCGATCTGCGCGACGCCCGGCTCCGGCTCCTCGCCCACGACCTGGTGACCCTGCGGGACGCGCTGCGCGACGAGATCGCCGACGAGGCCGAGCTGAAGAAGCGGAAGGACGCGGCGGAGGCCGACCTCAAGGCCGCGCTCGCCCGGGAAGCCGAGCTGGAGGGCGAGGTGCGGCGCCTCGCGCCCCGGCTCCAGCGGGCCCAGCAGACCTGGTACGAGCTGTCGCAGCTGGCCGAGCGGGTCCGCGGCACCATCTCCCTGGCCGACGCCCGGGTCAGGAGCGCCACCGAGGCCCCCACCGAGGAGCGCCGGGGCCGCGACCCGGAGGACCTGGAGCGGGAGGCCGCCCGGATCCGCGAGCAGGAGGCGGAGCTGACGGCGGCCCTGGAGGCGGCCGAACACGCGCTGGAGGACACCGTCGCCCACCGCGCCGACCTGGAGCGCGAGCTGGCCGCCGAGGAGCGCCGCCTCAAGGACGCCGCCCGCGCCATCGCCGACCGCCGCGAGGGCCTGGCCCGGCTGAACGGCCAGGTCAACGCCGCCCGCAGCCGGGCCGGTTCGGCGCAGGCCGAGATCGACCGGCTGGCCGCCTCCCGCGACGAGGCCCAGGAGCGGGCGGTCACCGCCCAGGAGGAGTACGAACAGCTCAAGGCCGAGGTCGAGGGCCTGGACGCGGACGACGAGGAGCTGACCGCCCGCCACGAGGCCGCCAAGCAGTCCCTGGCCGAGGCACAGGCCGCCCACAGCGCCGCCCGCGAGGAGGCCACCGCCGCCGAGCGCAGGCGGGCGGCGGTCGCGGCCCGGCACGAGGCGCTGGCGCTGGGGTTGCGCCGCAAGGACGGTACGGGCGCGCTGCTCGGCGCCCGGGACCGGCTGGCCGGACTCCTCGGCCCGGCCGCCGAACTGCTCACCGTCCGCCCCGGCTACGAGGTCCCGGTCGCCGCCGCCCTCGGTGCCGCGGCGGACGCGGTGGCGGTGCGGGACCCGGCGACGGCCGCCGAGGCGATCCGGCTGCTGCGCGAGCAGGACGCGGGGCGCGCGGCGATGCTGCTGGGGGGTGGGGCGGCGGAGGACGCGGGGGCCGGTCACGTACCGGGGCAGCCTGGTGCCATGGACCCGGAAGCCCCTCACGTACCGGGGCAGGGCGGGGAGTATGTACCGGGCGAGGCCCCGGAGACGGCCCCCGGCCCGCTGCCCGCACAGGCCGGTGCAGAGGGCGCAGCCCCCAGCCGTACGGAGACCGGGGCCGACCCCCACGCCCGTACCGAGAGCACCACCACCCTCACCGCCCCCGCCGTGGCCGACCTCGTCACCGGCCCCGCCCCCCTCATGACCGCCGTGCGCCGCCTCGTACGGGACACCGTCGTCGTCCCCACCCTGGAGGACGCCGAGGCCCTCGTCGCCGCGCACCCCGGGCTCACCGCCGTGACCGGTGAAGGGGACGTGCTCTCCGCCCACTTCGCGCACGGCGGCTCCGCCGGGGCGCCCAGTCTCCTGGAGGTGCAGGCCTCCGTGGACGAGGCCGCCGCCGAGCTGGCCGACCTCGCCGTGCGGTGCGAGGAGCTGGCTCAGGCGCAGCGGCAGGCGGGGGAGCGGCGCAAGGAGGGGGCCGCGCTCGTCGAGGAGCTGGGGGAGCGGCGGCGGGCGGCCGAGCGGGAGAAGTCGGGCGTCGCCCAGCAGCTCGGCCGGCTCTCCGGGCAGGCCCGGGCGGCGGCGGGCGAGGCCGAGCGGATGACCGCCTCCGCCGCCCGCGCCCAGGAGGCCCTGGAACGGGCGGTGGAGGAGGCCGAGGAGCTGGCCGAGCGGCTGCTGGTGGCCCAGGAGGCGCCGGTCGAGGAGGAGCCCGACACCTCCGTACGGGACCGGCTCGCCGCCGACGGGGCCAACGCCCGCCAGACCGAGATGGAGGCCCGGCTCCAGGCCCGTACCCACGAGGAACGCGTCAAGTCGCTGGCCGGACGCGCCGACGGCCTCGACCGGGCCGCCCGCACCGAACGCGAGGCCCGCGCCCGCGCCGAGCAGCGCCGGGCCCGGCTGCGGCACGAGGCGGCCGTGGCCTCCGCCGTCGCCTCGGGCGCGCGTCAACTGCTGGCCCACGTCGAGGTGTCCCTCGTACGGGCCGATCAGGAACGCACGTCGGCCGAGGCCGCCAAGGGCGAGCGGGAGCGCGAGCTGGCCGCCGAGCGGGGCCGGGGCCGCGACCTCAAGGGCGAGCTGGACAAGCTCACCGACTCCGTCCACCGGGGCGAGGTGCTGGGCGCGGAGAAGCGGCTGCGCATCGAACAGCTGGAGACGAAGGCCCTGGAGGAGCTGGGCGTGGAGCCCGCGGGGCTGATCGCCGAGTACGGCCCCGACCAGCTCGTGGAGCCGTCGCCCGCCGCGGAGGGCGAGGAGCTGCCGGAGGACCCGGAGCACCCCCGTAACCGGCCGAAGCCGTTCGTCAGGTCGGAGCAGGAGAAGCGGCTGCGGTCGGCCGAACGGGCGTACCAGCAACTCGGGAAGGTGAATCCGCTCGCCCTGGAGGAGTTCTCGGCGCTGGAGGAACGGCACCAGTTCCTCTCCGAGCAGCTCGAAGACCTGAAGAAGACCCGGGCCGATCTGCTCCAGGTGATCAAGGAGGTCGACGAGCGGGTGGAGCAGGTGTTCACCGAGGCGTACCGGGACACCGCCCGCGAGTTCGAGGGCGTCTTCTCCCGGCTCTTCCCGGGCGGTGAGGGCAGGCTGATCCTGACCGACCCGGACAACATGCTCGCCACCGGAGTGGACGTCGAGGCCCGTCCGCCGGGCAAGAAGGTGAAGCGGCTCTCCCTGCTCTCGGGCGGTGAACGGTCCCTGACGGCCGTGGCGTTGCTGGTCTCCATCTTCAAGGCGCGCCCCAGCCCCTTCTATGTGATGGACGAGGTCGAGGCCGCACTCGACGACACCAACCTCCAGCGGCTGATCCGGATCATGGAGGAGCTCCAGGAGAGCTCCCAACTGATCGTCATCACCCACCAGAAGCGGACGATGGAGGTCGCCGACGCGCTGTACGGCGTCTCCATGCAGGGTGACGGAGTGTCGAAGGTGATCAGTCAGCGACTCCGCTGA
- a CDS encoding sugar porter family MFS transporter, with protein sequence MTSAATGPESGARAAHPDHLGHVIFITAAAAMGGFLFGYDSSVINGAVEAIRDRYDIGSGTLAQVIAIALIGCAIGAATAGRIADRIGRIRCMQIASVLFTASAIGSALPFALWDLAMWRIIGGFAIGMASVIGPAYIAEVSPPAYRGRLGSFQQAAIVIGIAVSQLVNYAVLQIADGDQRGKILGLEAWQWMLGVMVVPAILYGLLSFAIPESPRFLISVGKKAEARKILEEVEGNKIDLDARVAEIESAMHREHKSSFKDLLGNRFFFLPIVWVGIGLSMFQQLVGINVAFYYSATLWQSVGIDPTDSFFYSFTTSIINIIGTVIAMVLVDRVGRRPLALVGSVGMAIALAVEAWAFSADLIDGKLPTTQGAVALIAAHTFVLFFALSWGVVVWVFLGEMFPNRLRAAALGVAVFAQWMANWAITASFPSLADWNLSGTYIIYACFAVLSIPFVLKFVKETKGKTLEEMG encoded by the coding sequence GTGACCAGCGCAGCGACCGGACCGGAGTCCGGAGCCCGAGCGGCCCATCCGGACCACCTCGGCCATGTCATCTTCATCACGGCGGCCGCGGCGATGGGCGGCTTCCTCTTCGGCTACGACAGCTCCGTCATCAACGGGGCCGTCGAGGCGATCCGCGACCGGTACGACATCGGCTCCGGAACGCTCGCCCAGGTCATCGCCATCGCGCTGATCGGCTGTGCGATCGGCGCCGCCACCGCCGGGCGGATCGCGGACCGGATCGGCCGCATCCGCTGCATGCAGATCGCCTCGGTGCTCTTCACCGCCAGCGCCATCGGCTCCGCACTGCCGTTCGCGCTCTGGGACCTGGCGATGTGGCGCATCATCGGCGGCTTCGCCATCGGCATGGCGTCCGTCATCGGCCCGGCCTACATCGCCGAGGTCTCCCCGCCCGCCTACCGAGGGCGGCTCGGCTCCTTCCAGCAGGCCGCGATCGTCATCGGCATCGCCGTCTCCCAGCTGGTCAACTACGCCGTCCTCCAGATCGCCGACGGCGACCAGCGCGGCAAGATCCTGGGCCTGGAGGCCTGGCAGTGGATGCTCGGCGTGATGGTCGTCCCGGCCATCCTCTACGGGCTCCTCTCCTTCGCCATCCCCGAGTCCCCGCGCTTCCTCATCTCGGTCGGCAAGAAGGCCGAAGCCCGCAAGATCCTCGAAGAGGTCGAGGGCAACAAGATCGACCTCGACGCCCGGGTGGCCGAGATCGAGAGCGCGATGCACCGTGAGCACAAGTCCTCCTTCAAGGACCTGCTCGGCAACCGCTTCTTCTTCCTGCCCATCGTCTGGGTCGGTATCGGCCTGTCGATGTTCCAGCAGCTCGTCGGCATCAACGTGGCGTTCTACTACTCGGCGACGCTGTGGCAGTCCGTCGGCATCGACCCGACCGACTCGTTCTTCTACTCGTTCACCACCTCGATCATCAACATCATCGGCACGGTGATCGCGATGGTGCTGGTGGACCGGGTGGGCCGCAGGCCGCTCGCCCTCGTCGGCTCGGTCGGTATGGCCATCGCGCTCGCCGTCGAAGCGTGGGCCTTCTCCGCCGACCTGATCGACGGCAAGCTGCCCACCACCCAGGGCGCGGTGGCCCTGATCGCCGCCCACACGTTCGTGCTCTTCTTCGCCCTGTCGTGGGGTGTCGTCGTCTGGGTCTTCCTGGGCGAGATGTTCCCGAACCGGCTGCGGGCCGCCGCCCTCGGTGTCGCCGTCTTCGCGCAGTGGATGGCCAACTGGGCGATCACCGCCAGCTTCCCGAGCCTGGCCGACTGGAACCTCTCGGGGACGTACATCATCTACGCCTGCTTCGCCGTGCTCTCCATCCCCTTCGTGCTCAAGTTCGTGAAGGAGACCAAGGGCAAGACGCTGGAGGAGATGGGCTAG
- a CDS encoding LLM class flavin-dependent oxidoreductase, with product MAFTVVRFNLVDPEATPVTLSARYRAALEMAAYADGHGVDTVQTEEHHGVSNSWLPSPFTFAGAVFGATRRIAVTVSAIIGPLHDPLRLAEDIAVLDLLSAGRLVTVAGIGYRPEEYERAGVEWGRRGRLQDELLETLLAAWTGEPFPYRGRTVRVTPRPYTRPHPLLLVGGSSRAAARRAARLGLPLFPSAHLPELEAYYHRQREAYGTEGFCMMPAARTPLLHVSEDPERTWALYGEHLLHEARTYASWQSKDIRSAVRSAATTVAELREEGVYRIVTPKELTGLDADSLVLHPLCGGMPVEEGWRSLRLFCDALKTPAAPAQP from the coding sequence ATGGCCTTCACCGTGGTCCGGTTCAACCTCGTCGACCCCGAAGCCACCCCCGTAACCCTCTCCGCCCGCTACCGCGCCGCCCTGGAGATGGCGGCGTACGCCGACGGGCACGGCGTCGACACAGTGCAGACCGAGGAGCACCACGGGGTGTCGAACTCCTGGCTGCCCTCGCCGTTCACCTTCGCCGGTGCGGTCTTCGGCGCCACCCGCCGGATCGCGGTGACGGTCTCGGCGATCATCGGCCCGCTGCACGACCCGCTGCGGCTCGCGGAGGACATCGCGGTCCTGGACCTGCTGAGCGCGGGGCGGCTGGTGACGGTCGCGGGGATCGGCTACCGCCCCGAGGAGTACGAGCGGGCGGGCGTGGAGTGGGGGCGGCGCGGCAGGCTCCAGGACGAGCTGCTGGAGACGCTGCTGGCGGCGTGGACCGGGGAGCCGTTCCCGTACCGGGGGCGTACGGTACGCGTCACCCCGCGCCCGTACACGCGACCGCACCCGCTCCTCCTGGTCGGCGGCAGCTCGCGGGCGGCGGCGCGGCGGGCGGCCCGGCTGGGGCTGCCGCTCTTCCCCAGCGCGCATCTGCCGGAGCTGGAGGCGTACTACCACCGGCAGCGGGAGGCGTACGGGACGGAGGGGTTCTGCATGATGCCCGCGGCCCGGACGCCACTGCTCCACGTCTCGGAGGATCCGGAGCGGACGTGGGCGCTGTACGGGGAGCACCTGCTGCACGAGGCCCGGACGTACGCCTCCTGGCAGTCCAAGGACATCCGCTCGGCGGTGCGGTCGGCGGCCACGACGGTGGCCGAGCTGCGCGAGGAGGGGGTGTACCGGATCGTCACACCGAAGGAGCTGACCGGGCTGGACGCGGACTCGCTGGTGCTGCATCCCCTCTGCGGCGGGATGCCGGTGGAGGAGGGGTGGCGGAGTCTGCGGCTGTTCTGCGATGCGCTGAAAACGCCGGCTGCCCCGGCTCAGCCATGA
- the ftsY gene encoding signal recognition particle-docking protein FtsY, translated as MELVEIVILAVVIALAAVGLVGGLVVGSRKKRKLPPPPPSTPTITPPAEPKVGEEAETPRDEARRTIDEVGLPDATAPVGEAPVVEAPAPPALEIPEPTEGRLVRLRARLARSQNSLGKGLLTLLSRDNLDEDTWEEIEDTLLTADVGVAPTQELVERLRERVRVLGTRTPEDLRALLREELITLLGPDFDREVKTEGGAETPGVVMVVGVNGTGKTTTTGKLARVLVADGRSVVLGAADTFRAAAADQLQTWGERVGARTVRGPEGGDPASIAYDAVKEGIAEGADVVLIDTAGRLHTKTGLMDELGKVKRVVEKHGPLDEVLLVLDATTGQNGLVQARVFAEVVDITGIVLTKLDGTAKGGIVIAVQRELGVPVKLIGLGEGADDLAPFEPGAFVDALIGD; from the coding sequence ATGGAACTCGTCGAAATCGTCATCCTCGCTGTAGTCATCGCCCTGGCCGCCGTCGGCCTGGTCGGCGGGCTCGTGGTCGGCAGCCGCAAGAAGCGGAAGCTGCCGCCCCCGCCGCCGTCCACGCCGACCATCACTCCTCCCGCCGAGCCGAAGGTCGGCGAGGAGGCCGAGACGCCGCGCGACGAAGCGCGGCGCACCATCGACGAAGTCGGCCTCCCGGACGCCACCGCGCCCGTCGGGGAGGCCCCGGTCGTCGAGGCTCCGGCGCCGCCCGCGCTGGAGATCCCCGAGCCCACCGAGGGCCGGCTCGTCCGGCTGCGGGCCCGGCTCGCCCGCTCGCAGAACTCGCTCGGCAAGGGGCTGCTCACGCTGCTGTCCCGGGACAACCTGGACGAGGACACCTGGGAGGAGATCGAGGACACCCTCCTCACCGCCGACGTCGGCGTCGCCCCCACCCAGGAACTGGTCGAAAGGCTCCGCGAGCGGGTCCGGGTGCTCGGCACCCGTACGCCCGAAGACCTCCGCGCCCTGCTGCGCGAAGAGCTGATCACCCTGCTCGGCCCGGACTTCGACCGCGAGGTCAAGACCGAGGGCGGCGCCGAGACCCCGGGCGTCGTGATGGTCGTCGGCGTCAACGGCACCGGCAAGACCACCACCACCGGCAAGCTGGCCCGGGTGCTCGTCGCCGACGGCCGCAGCGTGGTCCTCGGCGCGGCCGACACCTTCCGCGCCGCCGCCGCCGACCAGCTCCAGACCTGGGGCGAGCGCGTCGGAGCCCGTACGGTCCGCGGGCCCGAGGGCGGCGACCCGGCGTCGATCGCCTACGACGCGGTCAAGGAGGGCATCGCCGAGGGGGCCGACGTGGTCCTCATCGACACCGCCGGCCGGCTGCACACCAAGACCGGGCTCATGGACGAGCTGGGCAAGGTCAAGCGGGTCGTGGAGAAGCACGGTCCGCTGGACGAGGTCCTGCTCGTCCTGGACGCCACCACCGGGCAGAACGGCCTCGTGCAGGCCCGGGTCTTCGCCGAGGTCGTGGACATCACCGGCATCGTCCTCACCAAGCTGGACGGCACCGCCAAGGGCGGCATCGTCATCGCGGTCCAGCGCGAGCTGGGCGTACCGGTGAAGCTGATCGGGCTCGGCGAGGGGGCGGACGACCTGGCTCCGTTCGAGCCGGGCGCCTTCGTGGACGCCCTGATCGGCGACTGA
- a CDS encoding bifunctional DNA primase/polymerase, producing MGFTIGGIREKRSGVRRRGRGAEATAVAEYTGLWGWAVAPGTRARDGACSCGQRSCPAPGAHPLGFAREVPAGTGLDRAADAWAETPGASMLLPVGRTFDVLDVAEQAGRRALVRLERMGLPLGPVAVTPTGRAQFFVAPGAAAELPGLLYRMGWDDADLDLRALGPGAHITAPPSDLGGLGPVRWLRPPVLDTAAAPPQARLLLGTLAYICHRS from the coding sequence ATGGGCTTCACGATCGGCGGCATCCGCGAGAAACGTTCCGGCGTACGGCGGCGAGGCCGCGGCGCCGAGGCCACCGCGGTGGCCGAGTACACCGGGCTCTGGGGCTGGGCCGTGGCGCCCGGCACCCGCGCCCGCGACGGCGCCTGCTCGTGCGGGCAGCGCTCCTGCCCGGCCCCGGGCGCCCACCCGCTGGGCTTCGCCCGCGAGGTACCGGCGGGCACCGGCCTGGACCGGGCGGCGGACGCCTGGGCCGAGACCCCGGGTGCCTCGATGCTGCTGCCGGTGGGCCGGACCTTCGACGTCCTGGACGTCGCGGAGCAGGCCGGGCGGCGGGCGCTGGTGCGGCTGGAGCGGATGGGGCTGCCGCTGGGGCCGGTGGCGGTGACACCGACCGGCCGGGCGCAGTTCTTCGTCGCCCCCGGGGCCGCCGCCGAACTGCCCGGCCTGCTCTACCGCATGGGCTGGGACGACGCGGACCTGGACCTGCGGGCGCTGGGCCCGGGCGCGCACATCACCGCCCCGCCCTCCGACCTCGGCGGCCTCGGCCCGGTCCGCTGGCTGCGGCCCCCGGTGCTGGACACCGCCGCCGCTCCCCCGCAGGCGCGGCTGCTGCTGGGGACGCTGGCGTACATCTGCCACCGCTCCTAG
- a CDS encoding ammonium transporter has product MPPGITTLAADAPELSAANTGFMLICSALVMLMTPGLAFFYGGMVRVKSTLNMLMMSFISLGIVTILWVLYGFSLAFGSDIGSVIGWSSDYVGLSGIGITELWDGTTIPVYVFAAFQLMFAILTPALISGALADRVKFTAWALFIVLWVTIVYFPVAHWVWGSGGWLFDLGVIDFAGGTAVHINAGAAALGVIFVIGKRIGFKKDPMRPHSLPLVMLGAALLWFGWFGFNAGSWLGNDDGVGAVMFLNTQVATAAAVLGWLVYEKLRHGSFTTLGAASGAVSGLVAITPAGGSVSPLGAIAVGAIAGVLCAMAVGLKYKFGYDDSLDVVGVHLVGGIIGSLLVGFFATGGVQSDAKGLFYGGGLDQLGKQTVGVVAVLAYSLVVSGLIALVLHKTIGMRVSEDDEISGIDQVEHAETAYDFSGAGGGTVSRTTAPATDTTAAPKAKKVDA; this is encoded by the coding sequence ATGCCCCCAGGCATCACGACGCTTGCCGCAGACGCCCCCGAGCTGTCTGCCGCCAACACCGGGTTCATGCTCATCTGCTCGGCCCTGGTGATGCTCATGACCCCCGGCCTGGCCTTCTTCTACGGAGGCATGGTCCGCGTCAAGAGCACCCTCAACATGCTGATGATGAGCTTCATCAGCCTCGGGATCGTCACGATCCTGTGGGTGCTCTACGGATTCAGCCTCGCCTTCGGCTCCGACATCGGCTCGGTCATCGGCTGGAGCTCCGACTACGTCGGCCTCAGCGGGATCGGCATCACCGAACTCTGGGACGGCACCACCATCCCGGTTTACGTCTTCGCCGCCTTCCAGCTGATGTTCGCCATCCTCACCCCGGCCCTGATCAGCGGTGCGCTCGCCGACCGCGTGAAGTTCACCGCGTGGGCGCTGTTCATCGTCCTGTGGGTCACCATCGTCTACTTCCCGGTCGCCCACTGGGTCTGGGGTTCGGGCGGCTGGCTCTTCGACCTGGGCGTCATCGACTTCGCCGGCGGTACGGCGGTCCACATCAACGCGGGTGCCGCGGCCCTCGGCGTGATCTTCGTCATCGGCAAGCGCATCGGCTTCAAGAAGGACCCGATGCGGCCGCACAGCCTGCCGCTGGTCATGCTCGGCGCGGCCCTCCTGTGGTTCGGCTGGTTCGGCTTCAACGCCGGATCCTGGCTGGGCAACGACGACGGCGTCGGCGCGGTCATGTTCCTCAACACCCAGGTCGCCACCGCCGCCGCCGTCCTCGGCTGGCTCGTCTACGAGAAGCTGCGCCACGGCTCCTTCACCACCCTCGGCGCCGCCTCCGGCGCGGTCTCCGGCCTCGTCGCCATCACCCCCGCGGGTGGTTCCGTCTCCCCGCTCGGTGCCATCGCGGTCGGTGCCATCGCCGGTGTCCTGTGCGCCATGGCCGTCGGCCTGAAGTACAAGTTCGGCTACGACGACTCCCTGGACGTCGTCGGCGTCCACCTCGTCGGCGGCATCATCGGCTCCCTCCTGGTCGGCTTCTTCGCCACCGGCGGGGTCCAGTCCGACGCCAAGGGCCTCTTCTACGGCGGCGGCCTCGACCAGCTCGGCAAGCAGACCGTCGGCGTCGTCGCGGTCCTCGCGTACTCTCTGGTCGTCTCCGGCCTCATCGCCTTGGTGCTCCACAAGACCATCGGGATGCGGGTCTCCGAGGACGACGAGATCTCCGGTATCGACCAGGTCGAGCACGCCGAGACCGCATACGACTTCAGCGGCGCCGGCGGCGGCACGGTCTCCCGCACCACCGCCCCCGCGACGGACACGACGGCAGCACCGAAGGCAAAGAAGGTGGACGCATGA
- a CDS encoding P-II family nitrogen regulator: MKLITAVVKPHRLDEIKEALQAFGVQGLTVTEASGYGRQRGHTEVYRGAEYTVDLVPKIRIEVLVEDEDAEQLIEVVVKAARTGKIGDGKVWSVPVDTAVRVRTGERGPDAL; the protein is encoded by the coding sequence ATGAAGCTCATCACCGCGGTCGTGAAGCCCCACCGGCTGGACGAGATCAAGGAGGCCCTCCAGGCCTTCGGCGTCCAGGGGCTGACCGTCACCGAAGCCAGCGGTTACGGGCGTCAGCGCGGCCACACCGAGGTCTACCGGGGCGCCGAGTACACCGTCGACCTGGTCCCCAAGATCCGCATCGAGGTCCTCGTCGAGGACGAGGACGCCGAACAGCTCATCGAGGTCGTCGTCAAGGCCGCCCGTACCGGCAAGATCGGTGACGGAAAGGTCTGGAGCGTCCCGGTCGACACCGCCGTCCGCGTGCGGACCGGCGAACGCGGCCCGGACGCCCTCTGA